One Nonomuraea angiospora DNA segment encodes these proteins:
- a CDS encoding RNA polymerase sigma factor: MSADLVRAAQGGDTMAMNDLLSELTPYLGRICGPIALDNGPDAVQEALISIFRNLGSLRDPPAFRGWARAIAVREAVRIARRQHHAVELAELPSRQDVESAVDIRDVLERLSPEHRAVLVLRDLEGLPEEEAARLLHVPEGTVKSRLHRARRSFRKAWQS; this comes from the coding sequence ATGAGCGCCGACCTGGTGCGCGCCGCGCAGGGCGGCGACACGATGGCCATGAACGACCTGCTGAGCGAGCTCACGCCCTACCTCGGCCGGATCTGCGGGCCCATCGCCCTCGACAACGGTCCCGACGCCGTCCAGGAGGCGCTGATCTCGATCTTCCGGAACCTGGGGAGCCTGCGCGATCCGCCGGCGTTCCGCGGCTGGGCCCGGGCGATAGCCGTACGGGAGGCGGTCAGGATCGCCAGGCGGCAGCACCACGCGGTGGAGCTCGCCGAACTGCCGTCGAGGCAGGACGTCGAGAGCGCGGTGGACATCCGCGACGTGCTCGAGCGGCTGTCACCCGAACATCGGGCGGTGCTCGTCCTGCGTGACCTGGAGGGGCTGCCGGAGGAGGAGGCCGCACGGCTCCTGCACGTACCGGAGGGGACGGTCAAGTCGCGCCTGCACCGCGCCCGCCGGAGCTTCCGCAAAGCCTGGCAGTCGTGA
- a CDS encoding alpha/beta fold hydrolase codes for MRPRTLAVLSLILTLAVGAVLYGAYGYRPAVAGYRPPANARFLDTPLARFHYVKEGSGTPVVLLSPGASWTYGWRRQVPELARTHTVYVVDLPGQGFTRLKDRAFTWDLRGMTTAIGVFLNAAGIQRPALGGLSWSGGWALAYAQRHPERVSSLLLLAPSGAATRDTWVYELMKYPVVGELWNNWYYADRASSRAALDRIHVNRGRILEEDVDAFWAPGTFPDNLESQVLLERGLDWRETLAAMPSTTTPTLVIWGRQDTVNPVRQAQEYARRMPAVRVRELDGCGHALTTDCPEQVARLMADYLASGPASS; via the coding sequence ATGAGACCTCGTACACTCGCGGTCCTGAGCCTGATCCTCACCCTGGCCGTCGGCGCCGTTCTTTACGGCGCGTACGGCTACCGCCCCGCGGTGGCCGGCTACCGGCCGCCGGCGAACGCGCGCTTCCTCGACACCCCACTCGCCCGTTTCCACTACGTCAAGGAGGGCTCCGGCACACCCGTCGTGCTGCTGTCGCCCGGGGCTTCCTGGACGTACGGCTGGCGGCGCCAGGTGCCGGAGCTCGCCCGCACCCACACGGTCTACGTGGTGGACCTCCCCGGCCAGGGATTCACCCGGCTGAAGGACCGCGCCTTCACCTGGGACCTGAGGGGGATGACCACGGCGATCGGCGTGTTCCTGAACGCGGCGGGCATCCAGCGTCCCGCGCTCGGCGGGCTGTCGTGGAGCGGAGGCTGGGCCCTGGCCTACGCCCAGCGCCACCCCGAACGCGTCAGCAGCCTGCTCCTGCTGGCCCCCTCCGGCGCCGCCACCCGCGATACGTGGGTGTACGAACTCATGAAGTACCCGGTCGTCGGGGAGCTGTGGAACAACTGGTACTACGCCGACCGGGCCAGCTCCCGCGCCGCGCTCGACCGGATCCACGTCAACCGCGGCAGGATCCTCGAGGAGGACGTCGACGCGTTCTGGGCACCCGGCACCTTCCCCGACAACCTGGAGAGCCAGGTCCTGCTCGAACGCGGCCTGGACTGGCGTGAAACCCTGGCCGCCATGCCGTCCACCACCACGCCCACCTTGGTGATCTGGGGCCGCCAGGACACCGTCAACCCGGTGCGGCAGGCCCAGGAGTACGCTCGCCGGATGCCCGCCGTACGGGTGCGCGAACTCGACGGCTGCGGCCACGCGCTGACCACCGACTGCCCGGAGCAGGTCGCGCGGCTGATGGCGGACTACCTGGCTTCAGGGCCTGCATCTTCATGA